In the genome of Paenibacillus sp. FSL R5-0766, one region contains:
- the pssD gene encoding PssD/Cps14F family polysaccharide biosynthesis glycosyltransferase, which yields MKVCLISSTGGHFDELTKIIPAVEEHDYFLITEKNKSRKVESSQGKVYFLMQQERKNAMFLLIFVANIIKSFFLYLRERPKVIITTGAGATYPFCLIGKIFGAKLIYIESYAKIYSSSATGRLMYKISDEFFIQWETLQDSYPNAKYRGALF from the coding sequence ATGAAGGTCTGTTTGATCAGTTCTACAGGCGGTCATTTTGATGAATTAACCAAAATTATTCCTGCGGTTGAAGAACATGATTATTTCCTGATTACCGAGAAGAATAAAAGCAGAAAAGTAGAATCGTCTCAGGGCAAAGTATACTTCTTAATGCAGCAAGAGCGGAAAAATGCGATGTTCTTGCTAATCTTTGTGGCTAATATTATCAAGTCGTTCTTTCTATATCTGCGTGAGCGTCCAAAGGTGATCATTACAACAGGGGCAGGAGCTACCTATCCTTTTTGCCTCATCGGTAAAATCTTTGGTGCCAAACTGATTTATATCGAAAGTTATGCCAAAATCTATTCCTCCAGCGCAACCGGGAGATTGATGTACAAAATCTCGGATGAGTTCTTCATTCAATGGGAAACGTTGCAGGATAGCTATCCCAATGCAAAATACAGGGGGGCTTTATTTTGA
- the pssE gene encoding PssE/Cps14G family polysaccharide biosynthesis glycosyltransferase has product MIFAIVGTQRFPFNRMFELIDEAIEAGIIEEEVIAQSGYTEVQPRNFTVIPFLTQEEMNEYVERSRCIISHAGVGSITNCLERGKPVIVIPRRKEWGEHVDDHQLEISKVFQDNGYVAVAESRAELQKLIPCIEDLTFQPYVRKQSDLISSIKNYVNSL; this is encoded by the coding sequence TTGATATTTGCTATCGTTGGAACCCAGCGTTTTCCCTTCAATCGGATGTTTGAGCTTATTGATGAGGCGATTGAGGCAGGAATTATTGAAGAAGAGGTTATTGCCCAATCCGGATATACCGAGGTTCAGCCCCGAAATTTTACTGTGATTCCTTTCCTTACCCAGGAAGAGATGAATGAATATGTGGAGCGCAGCAGATGCATTATTTCTCATGCGGGTGTGGGTTCCATTACAAATTGTCTTGAACGTGGCAAGCCGGTTATTGTCATTCCACGCCGGAAAGAATGGGGCGAGCATGTGGATGACCATCAGCTTGAAATCTCCAAGGTTTTTCAGGATAACGGCTATGTGGCCGTCGCGGAGAGTCGGGCTGAATTACAAAAGTTGATTCCTTGCATAGAGGATCTGACGTTCCAGCCTTATGTGAGAAAACAGTCTGATCTGATCTCATCCATTAAAAATTACGTGAACAGTCTGTAA
- a CDS encoding glycosyltransferase family 4 protein, with the protein MKPKVLVVGSSLKDMGGIVSVIKNIEDSSISEMYAMQRVETYITGSVLSRLLIFIRGFMQFWMKLYTFKPDIVHIHMANNGSFYRKSLFLLTARKLFRKSVILHIHAASFDDFYNQFALQRKYCHYILNQADKLIVLSQTWKEYFATIVPETAIEVLYNGVFVKEPFVREQQTAVNALFMGRLGERKGVYDLLQSIQQLKALGVTATFNLAGDGEVEEVKAIVQQYGIEDRVNVLGWINGEQKEKLMREADLLVLPSYHEGLPMAILEAMNCGLPIISTTVGGIPEVITSGHNGLLIEPGDVHGLTSALEYLITDEEVRARMGSHNREIISDKFDMNLLVGRLSGIYDALQVKVS; encoded by the coding sequence ATGAAACCAAAAGTATTGGTTGTTGGATCATCCTTGAAGGATATGGGCGGAATTGTGAGTGTCATCAAAAACATTGAGGATTCTTCGATCTCGGAAATGTATGCCATGCAGCGAGTCGAAACGTACATCACGGGCAGCGTGTTATCACGGCTGCTTATTTTTATACGGGGATTCATGCAATTCTGGATGAAGCTGTACACTTTCAAGCCGGATATCGTGCATATTCATATGGCAAACAACGGGAGCTTTTATCGGAAGTCTCTATTTCTGCTAACCGCACGAAAGTTGTTTCGAAAGTCAGTCATTCTGCATATTCATGCGGCCAGCTTTGATGATTTCTACAATCAATTTGCTCTGCAGCGCAAGTATTGTCACTACATTCTGAATCAGGCAGACAAGTTGATTGTCTTGTCCCAGACGTGGAAAGAATACTTTGCTACGATTGTGCCAGAGACAGCGATTGAGGTTCTTTATAACGGGGTCTTTGTCAAAGAACCATTTGTGAGAGAACAACAAACAGCCGTTAATGCTCTCTTCATGGGTAGACTCGGTGAGCGTAAAGGAGTCTACGATCTGCTTCAGTCCATTCAGCAATTGAAGGCGCTAGGCGTTACAGCGACCTTTAATCTGGCAGGGGATGGCGAAGTCGAAGAAGTCAAAGCAATCGTGCAGCAGTATGGAATAGAGGATCGTGTCAATGTACTCGGCTGGATTAACGGAGAGCAAAAGGAAAAGCTGATGCGGGAAGCGGATCTACTGGTCCTGCCTTCTTATCATGAGGGATTACCTATGGCCATACTTGAAGCAATGAATTGTGGCTTGCCCATTATATCGACCACCGTCGGAGGCATCCCCGAAGTGATTACATCCGGTCATAATGGGCTGTTAATCGAGCCGGGAGATGTGCACGGGCTGACATCAGCGCTGGAATATCTCATCACGGATGAAGAGGTTAGAGCAAGAATGGGTTCACATAACAGAGAGATTATATCGGATAAGTTCGATATGAATCTTCTCGTGGGCAGATTATCAGGAATATATGATGCACTTCAAGTGAAGGTATCCTAG
- a CDS encoding glycosyltransferase family 2 protein codes for MNPLVSCIITTHNRADLLKNALRSVREQTHPYLEIFIVDDGSEDQTPEICQAWTREDSRIRYIRVPYPKGANHARNVGISQANGKYIAFLDDDDEWLPDKIKTQAEVLERTKESFTFCSKYLAYTNEQHQVVKRKLSVEPRDVIRYEDLLTFNWIGETSKIMVLTSLAREVRFDENLTSAQDYDFYLRILKRGYIAVNVKEPLVDINIHSGPRISTSTTAKYKGQRKIILKYYNDMSKEQKRRQLHHYRMLEWSRNTLRNNVYLKKALSLYPWWKDWVLLKRNTKIMMQGFLMRFHARRAVGTYTEEPVRMKLK; via the coding sequence ATGAACCCCTTGGTATCTTGCATCATTACGACCCATAACCGGGCCGATTTATTGAAAAATGCGTTGAGAAGTGTACGTGAGCAAACACATCCGTATCTGGAGATTTTCATTGTGGATGATGGTTCAGAAGATCAGACGCCAGAGATCTGTCAGGCTTGGACCCGGGAAGATTCACGGATTCGGTACATCCGGGTTCCATATCCCAAAGGAGCCAACCATGCACGGAATGTAGGGATATCCCAAGCCAATGGCAAGTACATTGCCTTCCTGGATGATGATGATGAATGGCTACCTGACAAAATAAAAACCCAGGCGGAAGTGCTGGAACGAACAAAGGAATCATTCACCTTTTGCAGCAAGTATCTCGCATACACGAATGAGCAGCATCAGGTGGTCAAACGGAAATTGTCGGTGGAACCTCGCGATGTTATTCGGTATGAGGATCTGCTTACATTCAACTGGATTGGGGAAACGTCCAAAATCATGGTACTTACCTCACTGGCCCGTGAAGTTCGATTCGATGAAAATCTGACATCCGCTCAGGATTACGACTTTTATCTTCGTATATTGAAACGAGGCTACATCGCCGTGAATGTGAAAGAACCGCTGGTGGATATCAACATCCATAGTGGTCCACGAATTTCAACCTCTACAACGGCCAAGTACAAGGGCCAACGTAAGATTATTTTGAAATACTACAATGACATGTCCAAGGAACAGAAGCGCCGTCAGTTACACCACTATCGAATGCTCGAATGGTCGAGAAATACACTTCGCAATAACGTTTATTTGAAAAAAGCACTGTCGCTGTACCCTTGGTGGAAAGATTGGGTGCTGCTCAAGCGTAATACCAAAATTATGATGCAAGGATTTCTAATGAGATTTCATGCAAGGCGCGCAGTTGGAACGTATACAGAGGAACCTGTGCGAATGAAACTAAAGTAA
- a CDS encoding glycosyltransferase has protein sequence MENPTVYMLPKMIENNKFNELLSDSIENKGWEVKQFTKRDLIKLKKNDVLHFHWPSFYYRGSSVLTTVIKSILYVLMICFARLRGAKLFWTVHNIWPHNSGKTRFDYWMRKILVQNCSKLIVMGKPLISEICSTFGIDSSRIEVIPHGHYKGVYQGKGVNIRSRFGIPEDSYVYAFFGQVSPYKGVDDLLEAFKDLDSEQAHLLIAGKKVKDYDLGDEFLKSGHIHTHFHFIEDDEYSDYFDAVDSIILPYKQIATSGSAILALTFCKPVVAPRIGLLEEYLPEDCAVLYEPSDPDGLLKAMNMIRLKQSEFQEGSGFVKALERLDWPVIAQRTLTLYSS, from the coding sequence ATGGAAAATCCGACGGTGTATATGCTGCCCAAGATGATTGAGAACAATAAATTCAATGAGCTGTTATCCGATTCCATTGAGAACAAGGGATGGGAAGTGAAACAGTTTACCAAAAGAGATCTAATCAAACTGAAAAAAAATGATGTGCTGCATTTTCATTGGCCTAGCTTCTATTACAGGGGTTCTTCCGTGCTGACAACAGTGATCAAGTCCATTCTGTATGTATTGATGATTTGTTTTGCACGCTTGCGCGGGGCTAAATTGTTCTGGACAGTGCATAACATCTGGCCTCACAACAGCGGTAAGACGCGGTTCGATTATTGGATGAGAAAAATACTGGTCCAAAATTGCTCCAAGCTGATTGTCATGGGTAAACCCTTGATCTCTGAGATCTGTTCGACATTCGGGATTGATTCCAGCCGGATCGAGGTTATTCCGCATGGACATTACAAGGGAGTGTATCAGGGAAAAGGCGTGAATATCCGCTCCCGGTTTGGCATCCCGGAGGATAGTTATGTGTATGCTTTCTTCGGTCAGGTGTCGCCTTACAAAGGCGTGGATGATTTGCTGGAGGCATTCAAGGATCTGGATTCCGAACAAGCCCATCTGTTGATTGCCGGCAAAAAGGTAAAGGATTATGACCTTGGAGATGAATTTCTCAAGAGCGGACATATTCATACCCATTTTCATTTCATCGAAGATGATGAATATTCGGACTATTTTGATGCAGTCGATTCGATCATTCTTCCATACAAGCAAATTGCAACTTCAGGCAGTGCAATTCTGGCATTGACCTTCTGTAAACCGGTGGTGGCACCACGGATTGGCTTGTTGGAGGAATACCTGCCCGAAGATTGTGCCGTGCTCTACGAACCTTCCGATCCGGATGGATTGCTCAAGGCAATGAATATGATCCGGTTAAAACAATCGGAGTTTCAGGAAGGCAGTGGTTTTGTCAAAGCGTTGGAGCGGCTGGATTGGCCAGTGATTGCCCAAAGGACACTTACCCTGTACTCCAGTTAG
- a CDS encoding glycosyltransferase yields the protein MMKVTVAICTYNRAQDAVEAIRSAIQQNYASSDYEIILIDNNSKDNTREIVLQTILQHENHSIRYVLEEKQGLSVARNRAIHEARGEYILFLDDDAFACRDWIRQIVSVFEMNENIGCVGGKIDPIWEVPEPMWIPPENRSLFTILDFADEVTEMKSPYIPFGANVAFRLSVFDQLAPFREDLGRVGNNLLSSEESELIARIRTKFKVYYTPYGAVQHKVAKERTTKNWFLRRIYWQGVSDAIRDQDRGVVRTAKHGIKLAQGITTSLIYIYNADRFTRQLAKVCYRNGMIVGSLRQNSKG from the coding sequence ATGATGAAGGTAACCGTCGCGATCTGTACGTATAACCGTGCACAGGATGCGGTAGAGGCCATACGAAGTGCGATACAACAGAATTACGCAAGCAGTGACTATGAGATCATACTCATTGATAACAATTCGAAAGACAACACCCGGGAAATCGTGCTCCAAACCATCTTGCAGCATGAGAACCATTCGATCCGTTATGTGTTGGAAGAAAAGCAAGGCTTGTCTGTAGCTCGTAACCGGGCCATTCACGAGGCGCGCGGCGAGTATATCCTGTTCCTTGACGATGATGCCTTTGCTTGCAGGGATTGGATTCGCCAGATCGTTAGCGTGTTTGAGATGAATGAAAATATCGGTTGTGTCGGTGGCAAGATTGACCCGATCTGGGAAGTGCCTGAGCCAATGTGGATTCCACCGGAGAACAGGTCGCTGTTCACCATTCTGGATTTTGCAGATGAAGTCACTGAGATGAAAAGTCCTTATATTCCATTTGGCGCCAATGTGGCTTTTCGTTTATCCGTCTTTGATCAACTGGCTCCCTTCCGTGAAGATCTTGGAAGAGTGGGTAACAATCTCCTCTCCAGTGAAGAGAGTGAGTTGATTGCAAGAATACGGACAAAGTTCAAGGTATATTACACGCCGTATGGCGCGGTACAACATAAAGTAGCCAAAGAGCGAACGACAAAGAACTGGTTTCTGCGCCGAATCTATTGGCAGGGTGTGAGTGATGCCATTCGTGATCAGGATCGTGGTGTTGTGCGTACGGCCAAACATGGGATCAAGCTTGCACAGGGGATCACAACCTCACTGATCTACATTTATAATGCAGATCGGTTCACACGTCAGCTTGCCAAAGTATGTTACCGAAACGGCATGATTGTTGGGTCGCTTCGTCAAAACAGTAAGGGATGA
- a CDS encoding oligosaccharide flippase family protein gives MAQVALRKVFRGNGLMSAIFQTSGTNLLVMTLTMLSSILTSRMFGVEGKGAFSAILFWPALLTGLVGFGLPTSIIYNIKQSATEKSAQYVRLSFLFQVPVCIIIGIVAWFGLPFWLSSFPPEVVQISRWYTIATVPVLIVINLISALSQSREKFAVYNGIRLMIPLFNVGGLFVLWGLGMLSIQLAAAIYFVTSFSVVAWAIYANRDELRLRWFKDRVDQSSAKKLFGYGSRVYGVELLGTLYTQFDKIIILALLTPRDFGLYSVVFALSRIYNAVQTAISNVVFPKVTGLPQEQIIRTVGRAFRISLMVMMIIVIPTMFVGNYLMGLLFGSEFLEASVAFYILAVECIIGGGSWILASAFNALGRPGLVMIRQLIALSVTVALFFVFTPLWGLNGIAIALLIGSIVRMVVTVAAMKIVFKVKFAAMFYDKEDLPFLYERLNKKRRRVTQGGDGDAGH, from the coding sequence ATGGCGCAAGTTGCACTTCGCAAAGTATTCAGAGGAAACGGCTTAATGAGTGCCATATTTCAGACAAGTGGAACCAATCTGCTGGTCATGACACTGACGATGCTGTCTTCCATTTTGACGTCACGCATGTTCGGTGTAGAGGGAAAGGGCGCATTCTCGGCCATCTTGTTCTGGCCGGCGCTACTAACCGGATTGGTCGGTTTCGGATTACCGACATCCATCATTTATAACATCAAACAGAGCGCAACCGAGAAGAGTGCACAGTATGTTCGGTTAAGTTTTCTTTTTCAAGTTCCGGTGTGCATCATTATTGGTATTGTGGCCTGGTTTGGATTACCATTCTGGCTCTCCAGCTTTCCGCCGGAGGTCGTGCAGATATCCAGATGGTATACGATTGCAACCGTTCCTGTACTTATTGTCATCAATCTCATATCAGCGCTCTCGCAGAGTCGGGAGAAATTCGCTGTATATAATGGTATCCGGTTAATGATCCCCCTGTTTAATGTAGGCGGGCTTTTTGTGTTATGGGGCCTGGGGATGCTGAGCATTCAGCTCGCGGCTGCGATCTATTTTGTAACCAGCTTCTCCGTAGTGGCGTGGGCTATCTATGCGAACCGTGATGAATTGAGACTGAGATGGTTCAAGGATCGGGTGGACCAGAGTTCGGCCAAGAAACTTTTTGGTTATGGCAGCAGGGTGTATGGTGTTGAATTGTTAGGAACATTGTATACCCAGTTTGATAAAATCATTATTTTGGCTTTGCTCACGCCGCGTGATTTTGGACTATATTCGGTCGTATTTGCGTTATCCCGAATCTACAATGCGGTTCAAACGGCGATCAGTAACGTTGTTTTCCCAAAAGTGACCGGATTACCCCAAGAGCAGATTATTCGAACGGTCGGCAGAGCCTTCCGCATCTCGCTCATGGTCATGATGATCATTGTAATACCCACCATGTTTGTGGGGAACTACCTGATGGGTCTTCTGTTTGGCTCCGAATTTTTGGAAGCGAGCGTTGCGTTTTATATTTTGGCTGTGGAATGCATCATTGGTGGTGGCTCCTGGATTCTGGCATCTGCATTTAATGCACTTGGTCGGCCTGGACTTGTGATGATCAGACAGCTCATTGCACTCTCGGTGACGGTGGCTTTGTTCTTTGTATTCACCCCGCTGTGGGGGCTCAACGGAATTGCGATTGCCTTATTGATCGGGTCCATTGTACGAATGGTGGTTACTGTGGCCGCGATGAAGATTGTATTTAAGGTGAAGTTTGCCGCCATGTTCTATGACAAGGAAGATCTGCCGTTTCTCTATGAACGGTTAAATAAAAAAAGAAGAAGAGTCACCCAAGGAGGAGATGGAGATGCTGGGCACTAA
- a CDS encoding polysaccharide pyruvyl transferase family protein, translating into MLGTNNIHPMEELKGHLRQILKVIPPRTEIYYLDYPVHSNGGDLLIMKGTEAFFRDNDIHVRARYSILDCPLSLKVPEGITIVLHGGGNFGDLYPAHQKLRERMIAQHPNHRIVILPQTMFYKSDIELKKTAQVFNRHKDVHFFVRDTLSYEIASKEFQQTNVYLSPDMAHQLWPLKSKSKPTAEMLYFFRKDIEKTQNQVHYESVSGPKATFKDWETLYNRVDRKIIRMITSRLKSGKGSSFARWLWYKYSDRMVHTAIKEFNQYRTITTSRLHGHILACLLDQPNILLDNSYGKNSNYYAAWTKSNPAGRLESNQTSTYNKPTETGKGASTVVLSDGAAL; encoded by the coding sequence ATGCTGGGCACTAACAATATTCATCCAATGGAAGAGTTGAAGGGACATTTACGTCAGATTTTGAAGGTCATTCCACCGCGTACCGAAATCTATTATTTGGATTACCCGGTGCATAGTAACGGTGGCGACTTGTTGATTATGAAAGGTACTGAGGCTTTCTTCCGGGACAATGATATTCATGTACGTGCCAGATACAGCATTCTGGATTGCCCTTTGTCTCTCAAGGTACCGGAAGGTATCACGATTGTGTTGCATGGGGGAGGTAACTTTGGTGATCTGTACCCTGCCCATCAGAAATTGAGAGAGCGAATGATTGCCCAGCATCCGAATCACCGGATTGTCATTCTGCCTCAGACGATGTTTTACAAGAGTGATATTGAATTGAAAAAGACAGCCCAAGTATTCAATCGTCATAAGGATGTACACTTTTTTGTCCGGGATACCTTATCTTATGAGATAGCCAGTAAAGAATTTCAACAAACCAATGTGTATCTATCCCCGGATATGGCGCATCAGTTGTGGCCTCTTAAGTCGAAGAGCAAGCCTACCGCAGAGATGTTGTATTTCTTTCGTAAAGACATTGAGAAAACTCAGAATCAGGTGCATTACGAATCCGTCAGTGGACCCAAGGCCACGTTTAAAGACTGGGAGACATTGTACAACCGGGTAGACCGGAAGATCATTCGCATGATTACGTCCCGGTTAAAGTCAGGGAAAGGCAGCTCTTTCGCCCGCTGGTTGTGGTACAAATACTCTGATCGGATGGTACATACGGCCATTAAGGAATTCAATCAATACCGAACCATCACGACATCCCGTCTGCATGGACATATTCTGGCCTGTCTCCTGGATCAACCGAACATCCTGCTGGATAATTCATACGGCAAGAACTCGAATTATTATGCAGCTTGGACCAAGAGCAATCCGGCAGGCAGACTGGAGTCCAATCAGACCAGCACATATAACAAGCCAACCGAGACTGGCAAGGGAGCAAGTACGGTTGTGCTGTCGGATGGTGCAGCCCTATGA
- a CDS encoding sugar phosphate nucleotidyltransferase, whose amino-acid sequence MRSILLSGGSGKRLWPLSNDSRSKQFLKVLHGPEGSPESMVQRVWRQLNHAGLASEALIATSLPQVEILTSQLGDDVRLVVEPERRDTFPAIALAASYLYSVESVSLNETIAVLPVDPFVEKEFFEVLATLPEMLDKSGADLALMGVVPTYPSEKYGYIIPQSLSSSENNNEYVNVAKFQEKPCESDAVLMIEQAALWNCGVFAFKLGYLINLLIEMELPIQYEEMLKQYGRLNKISFDYQVVEKANQIIAIPYNGFWKDLGTWNTLTEEMGSSVVGKGWITGDSLNTHLVNELNIPVAILGLSDVVVAVSPDGILVSDKEASPRIKEILKNEDQRPMYEERRWGCYRVLDYTRNEAGGEVLTKRICISAGKNLSYQYHLLRNEVWTVVSGTGELILDGQSRMIGQGDTVIIDRSMLHSVRAVTELEIIEVQIGSQLIEEDIVRVSTEWQDIVQTYVKHA is encoded by the coding sequence ATGAGAAGTATTCTGTTATCTGGTGGTTCTGGCAAGCGTTTGTGGCCGTTATCCAACGATTCCAGATCCAAGCAATTTCTTAAAGTTCTTCATGGGCCAGAGGGAAGTCCGGAATCCATGGTACAGCGGGTATGGCGACAGCTGAATCATGCCGGACTTGCATCAGAAGCGCTTATCGCGACCAGTTTGCCACAGGTGGAGATTCTGACTTCTCAGCTGGGAGACGATGTCAGACTGGTTGTGGAGCCTGAGCGCAGAGATACGTTTCCTGCGATTGCACTCGCTGCCTCCTATCTGTATTCCGTAGAGAGTGTGAGTCTGAATGAGACGATTGCAGTGTTGCCTGTAGATCCCTTTGTTGAAAAAGAATTCTTCGAAGTGCTGGCAACCTTACCGGAGATGCTTGATAAGTCTGGTGCTGATCTGGCCTTGATGGGAGTTGTGCCGACGTACCCGTCAGAGAAGTACGGATACATCATTCCGCAATCCCTATCTTCCAGTGAAAATAACAATGAATACGTGAATGTAGCGAAGTTCCAGGAGAAACCCTGCGAATCCGATGCGGTCCTCATGATTGAGCAGGCCGCATTATGGAATTGCGGGGTTTTTGCTTTTAAGCTGGGTTATTTGATTAATCTGCTCATTGAGATGGAACTGCCAATCCAGTATGAAGAAATGCTGAAGCAATACGGAAGATTGAACAAGATCAGTTTTGATTACCAGGTTGTCGAGAAGGCAAATCAGATTATCGCTATTCCGTATAACGGCTTCTGGAAAGATCTAGGCACGTGGAACACACTCACGGAAGAGATGGGAAGCTCGGTTGTAGGAAAAGGGTGGATTACGGGAGATTCTTTGAATACCCACCTGGTCAATGAATTGAACATTCCGGTTGCCATATTGGGATTGTCGGATGTGGTGGTCGCCGTGAGTCCGGATGGCATTCTGGTCAGTGACAAAGAAGCCAGCCCACGGATCAAGGAAATCTTAAAGAACGAGGATCAACGCCCCATGTATGAGGAGCGCAGGTGGGGTTGCTACCGGGTTCTGGATTACACAAGAAACGAAGCTGGCGGCGAGGTTCTCACCAAACGAATCTGCATCAGTGCCGGGAAAAACCTGAGTTATCAATACCACTTGCTTCGCAATGAGGTATGGACGGTTGTATCGGGAACAGGGGAATTGATTCTGGATGGGCAGAGCCGAATGATCGGGCAAGGAGATACGGTGATCATTGACCGGAGTATGCTTCATTCCGTCAGAGCCGTTACGGAACTGGAGATCATTGAAGTACAGATCGGCAGCCAGCTGATTGAGGAAGATATCGTTAGAGTGTCTACCGAATGGCAGGACATTGTTCAGACATATGTGAAGCACGCGTAA